Genomic segment of Triticum aestivum cultivar Chinese Spring chromosome 6A, IWGSC CS RefSeq v2.1, whole genome shotgun sequence:
GATGCGATCATATTCACGTGCACGCAATCAACCGAAGAATCAACAATTAAAATCACCAACTCTTCAattatatgctttctagaaaattgcACTGCAATTATGAGAGTATTATGGACAAAAGCAATATATGATTTGGAGATCCACGGCCACAGTTATACGGACAGAACTCTGTATGATTGGAGATCTGTCTGAAACTAAATTTTAGGACTGTCTGGCCCGCTCTCAACAACAACCAAAGGGACGCCTCCCGTCGATGGCCTTTACTTAATCAGTAGGCCATCTGATCATCAACCACCGTGAGTGATGCAGCACACGGGGTCAGGCAATGGCGGGTCGGGCCGGCACACGACGAGCTGTTCCAAATCCAGACGATCGACACGGTGCGGCCAGAACCGAAAACAAAAACAACCCTAGTAGCCCCTGCCCCAAAGCGCAGAGTGCGCCAACTGTCGCGGCCGGTCGGCCGTGGTGAGTCACGCACTCTCCAAGTCCGTGACACGCAGTGAGGTCGACCATGCGCGCCGCGtccataagggcatgtacaatggtgctatcttagaagTGCCATGTATGATAAATACTGAGGTGAAGAAGAGAGAATTTATAAGAAAAGACTTGTGTTCTCTTATTTAAGATAAAACAAGAGATGATATCTTAGCACAATATGTGTCATcacgtttttaggaataactagttatgaAGATAAGGCTAAAAAATAACCCATTGTAGACATCTTTTTTTGTCATCTCTTAATTATATGCAATAtctaagataagactatcttatcaaccattgtacatgccctaagcgtGGGCGCGCATGTGGGCAGCACATGTTCGTGCTTTGTACCGTTGCCCTGACCTAAATCTGCAGTCTAGTTAGGAAAAAGAGCACAAGATACGTCCCTCACTGCGTGTGAATGGCTGGGTTATGCCCACTGACGCACTGATCACAGTGTTTAACACAGCGGAAATACGCGTCTGCACGCATGCATGGCTGTAATTAAGGAAGCCTGTACTAATTAAATCTGCGAGGATTAGCTAAGGTTTAACCGACGCGGAGTAGCAAGGACGGCCTGATGATGAGACGGTCACGATCTTTAGACACCCGGCCGTTCACAGCAAAAAAACCGAAGGAAGGACAAAAGGGTCCTGCTCCTCGCACAACCGGTGGGCGGCTGCACGCAGGAATTGGATCGGCATTGCTCCTAATAACACGCTTTTAATGAAGAGAAACTTACGCATCAGTGCTGTTCACACGGAAACCGTTCCTATGTTAAGATATTTCTGTATGAAGAGTAGCGACATATTTTGTGTCCATTTAAAAAAAAGAGTACGGGTTTGTGGTGCAAGAAATTAACCAGCACTTTGACACGCAAAATATTTAGAGAAAGTTGGCATGAGGACTAGCCACAATgcatagtaacatacactagtaacatacacatatccctagactatattactaccttcatagtgggtaataacataagtgtggtaacatgcaaagcttcatttattaggttatagacttatattgcattgggacatgtgatgttacagtaactagctaagttactgtaactacctctctcctcattaactcattgccacataagcaaatttgctgaattagactcgatgttactgctgaagttactcccactgtgccTAGTCTGAGTCCTTAGAATATTGAGAAGCTGACCTACCTGCCTTGAATCCTGAATCCCGGACCGTTTCCGGTGTGCTGCCGTCCGGCCCCACGGCACAGCGACCCACAACGCCCACTGGTTTATGCCCACAGCCCCGGTTAGTTAACTCGACCAAACTCCCCGCCCACTGAAGCTCGGAGTCCTCTATAAATTCCGGCCCACCCGCTTCTCTCAGGTTCACTCCCGACTCAAGCGACGCCATAATCTCCATCCCCTCCACGCACCCCATTCCAACTGCTCCCGCTCCTCGATCTCGCTCTCTCATGGCGACAGCAGCCACAAGTCGGCCCAGCGGCCCGGTGCTGTCCATACCCAGCTACCGCTCCGCCTCGCCCACCCGCGTCAAGCTTCCCGCCGGTGGCAGCGGCGCCAACCGCTCCCCGGGCAAGTCCGTCAGCGTCTCGTCCCCGTCCTCCACCACCACAAGCCGGCGGTCCTGCATGTGCTCCTCGACGAACCACCCGGGCTCGTTCCGGTGCAGCCTCCACAAGGAGCGCAACCAGGCGGCCCCCGCCGGGAGCAGCAAGCCCGCCTCCCCGCCGTCCGTCCGCAGCGCCTGCAATCTGGGCTCGAAGCGCATGGACAGCGCTCAGTGTGCCCGCAGGGCCCTCGCGCCTCCCCCCTCTGCGCAGCAGTCGCAGCAGCACCGGAGGCGCGCGGGCGGGTTCCGCCCCAGGCCCAGCAGACTCTCCGCCGTCTCCACGGCCGGCGAGCGTCCCATCAACAAGTACCAGTAAACAAATCAACGTCGACATGCCATAGCAAGATGCAAGATACAGTTAGATGTTTCTGAGTTTTGACCCAATTTGATCCCGATCTGATCCATTTTGCTACCTCCTCTCTTGTGTAATCTGTACATAGAGTGAGCTCGTCCTGTGCTCTCCGTGGTGTAAAACGAACGCCCTTGATGTTCGATATAACTACATGAGCGGGTTATAAATTGAGACACATGGTTCATGCATCTAATTCTTTGACCCGTGGCGGGAGGCTTATCCGTCCTTTGATGATTTGTTTGGCGCAACAcagttctgcttctgcttctgttTCCGTTTCTGGACCCTGTTTCGGTTTCGGATAAGCTCCGCGTGAGATCGGTGGCGTCTCGCCGTCGCTTGCTCCGGTCACGCCGTACCCGTGAGCGCCCCTGGCCGAACGGACCAGGCGAGGCGAAACACGCACGCGGCGGTTCCGGCGAGATTTCTGTAGAATTTTCATGATCGAATCGATGAACGAACCGAGATTTTTCTTCTTCCTAGTTGTGATATTTTACTGTTGGCTCGACGGACGGCGTAGCGGTTGGGATTCTCTCCAATTTCCGAACTTGCGCAAGAAGATGATGGTCGGGTCGCACAGCTGGCTACCTTCTTGTTTAATCAGTTATGTTTCTTGGCCGGAAACGAGTTGCTCGCCACACCAGTACTTGTCAGTTTGCTCTCATCTCCCTATCAAATACGGTGTTTCTTTTGCTTAACGATCCGAATACTGATCATACATTGTACCGGCGCAGACACACACAAAAATCATCTCTAGCATCTTCTGTTCAGAACCGCTGTCTGTGTAGGACTGTAGGTACACTGGATGCGTTGGCTAGCTGCTAAGCAAACAAATCAAGTGGGGTTGATGATGAATATCTGACGAGTTGGTAGTACGTTCTAACGAACTCGTAAAATATCCATTTTTCTAACCAGATATTCTGAAATGTCAGCGTCGCCCGACTTGGTCGCGCGCGCGGACGCAAAATGCCACGGACGTGGGCAGAAGAAACTCTCTTGCCGGCGCACCAGGGCATGATGGAGTCAGTGCAGAGTCACCCGGGCTGGACGATCTGCCTGGCACGGAACCTGGAGAAGTTCAGTAACACCTGACCGGGCAGGCAATCCATGGCTACGCACTGCGTTTTTCCAGTGTCCAGTGTTCAGGTAGGACGCGAGGGCGACCGATAGGCCTGCCGGGGAAAAAGGTTCAGAATCAGTAAGCCGCCGGTAAACGCCATGCGCGGGAGGCAATGTACCGGCCGGGAGCTAGTGGCGCCGCCAGTGAATCAGCTTAATCATCCATGGATGATTTGTTTGCCGCAACAACCTTCTGCTTCTGGAGTGTGGGCACATCTTGCCCCTGTTTCGGCTTTGGATAAGCTCCTCGGTGGCGTCTCGCCGTCGCTTTCTCCCATCATGCGGCGCCTGTGGAGCTCCCAGCAGGCCGGATCAGGCTAGAGCACGGCAGAAATCCCCGATTCCGACGACATTTCCGTTGAGTTCACGAATTGGGCCTGGGTCGAGGATTGGTTCTTCCTGCTTGTTACTGTATATTTTTCTTCTTTCTGTTTTGGGAACTTTGGACAGCCCCTCCAACTCTTGAACCTGCGCAACAAGATGATGTTGGGAGAACGGTGGGCGCGCGCACAGCTGGCCAGCTTCTTGTTAGTTATTGAAGGCGATACACAATTAGTTGTGTTTCTTGGCCAGAAATCATTTGCCGGGCACATCAATGCCTACCACCTATTGGATTGGCGCCATGTCTCTCAGTTGGCTCTCGTCGCTGTATCAAATAAAGTGCCTGCGGTGCTCTTTTTTCTGAACGAATATTTTCAGATGAAGGAACATAAAAAATGTGTGGCTAGATCTCAATCGACGGAGATTAAACCAAGTCTCAGTTAAGTGACATattatataaaaaaaggaaaaactaaaaaaaaagtCTGTATAGATCTCAATGCAAGATGAAAGGAATATAGCATCGACTGAAAGGAATATCAAGATGAAACAGCTACCTCCCAAGTTGACTAGTTTAACTAACAAACTTGTTGAATATCGGACCAGTTGGTATTTGCCAATACAACTACCAGCAACAAACTCCTCAAATATTCAACGGGCATTTGTTAACAAGGAAGCTCTGGAACGTCAACGTCGACGGCCGAGCAGGTCAACAGAACGCATGACCCTTGGGAATAACTTGATCGCCGGGCTCGGTCAGACGCATAGTTGGACACTTGGACTTGGCATTTCCAAAGGAAGGTCAGTTTCTCTTGCCACTGACACGACACTCGCTTCAGGGACTCTCTTTGCCCGAGCACCAGGGCACGATCGAGTCACTGCACACTCACTCGACCTGGAATTATTCCCAAGTCCTCCACTGCCACTACACGGTCACTCGACCTTCGTTGGTCCGGG
This window contains:
- the LOC123131219 gene encoding trinucleotide repeat-containing gene 18 protein, which encodes MATAATSRPSGPVLSIPSYRSASPTRVKLPAGGSGANRSPGKSVSVSSPSSTTTSRRSCMCSSTNHPGSFRCSLHKERNQAAPAGSSKPASPPSVRSACNLGSKRMDSAQCARRALAPPPSAQQSQQHRRRAGGFRPRPSRLSAVSTAGERPINKYQ